From the genome of Halomonas sp. MCCC 1A13316, one region includes:
- a CDS encoding LacI family DNA-binding transcriptional regulator: MQNQKPGTRGRRRHRGGDRVTIEDVAREAGVAPITVSRALKTPERVSTKLRERIDEAVVRLGYVPNLIAGGLASAETRVIPVVVPSLSILTFIEVIHGIQQTLEQAGYQVLLGSTDFDLNREADLVDSVLGYSPSGVIMTGLRHNEHTVRRLKSWGRPVVEIMELGDEAIDMNVGVDNYAVGACMARHLLDRGYQRIAYLGAGMQRDYRALQRFEGHRKALEMAGVECDMQFRRDEPSSYDMGRELFKEAMARRPDLQALHFANDNLAAGALLEANRRGIRVPDEIAIGGYLGLSLGQHLTPQLSTVTVPRFEMGAEAARLLLTRLAGQQPKTPQVDIGYELTVREST; encoded by the coding sequence ATGCAGAATCAGAAGCCCGGCACGCGCGGCAGGAGGCGTCACCGGGGAGGGGATCGAGTCACCATCGAAGATGTGGCCCGGGAGGCAGGGGTTGCCCCCATCACTGTGTCTCGAGCCCTCAAGACACCAGAGCGTGTCTCAACGAAGTTACGGGAGCGGATCGACGAAGCCGTGGTGCGTCTTGGCTATGTGCCGAACCTGATTGCCGGCGGCCTAGCCTCTGCCGAGACTCGCGTGATACCCGTCGTGGTGCCTTCGCTGTCGATCTTGACCTTCATCGAAGTGATACATGGCATCCAGCAAACGCTGGAGCAGGCCGGTTATCAGGTACTGTTGGGCTCGACTGACTTCGACCTGAACCGCGAGGCGGACCTTGTCGATTCCGTGCTGGGATATTCGCCTTCAGGTGTGATCATGACGGGTTTGCGGCATAACGAACACACGGTGCGGCGCCTCAAGAGCTGGGGCCGACCAGTCGTCGAGATCATGGAATTGGGTGATGAAGCCATTGACATGAACGTGGGCGTTGACAACTACGCTGTTGGTGCCTGCATGGCGCGACATCTTCTGGATCGAGGCTACCAACGCATAGCGTATCTCGGCGCAGGCATGCAACGCGACTATCGAGCCCTACAGCGCTTTGAAGGCCACCGGAAGGCACTTGAGATGGCAGGGGTGGAGTGTGATATGCAGTTTCGGCGCGATGAGCCATCCTCCTATGACATGGGGCGCGAACTTTTCAAGGAGGCGATGGCCAGACGGCCCGATTTGCAGGCTTTGCATTTCGCCAACGATAACCTGGCCGCTGGGGCGCTTTTGGAGGCAAACCGACGCGGGATCCGTGTTCCCGATGAGATCGCCATTGGCGGGTACCTTGGGTTATCGCTCGGTCAACACCTAACTCCGCAACTCTCTACCGTGACGGTGCCCCGCTTCGAGATGGGAGCCGAAGCGGCCAGGCTGCTGCTTACCCGACTCGCTGGCCAACAGCCTAAAACGCCTCAAGTAGACATCGGCTATGAACTTACGGTGAGAGAAAGCACTTGA
- a CDS encoding ABC transporter substrate-binding protein produces the protein MKQTKTSLLSATFASAMLIGGGLVSSAHAQEVYTVGVEASFPPWAYVEAGDFKGIAIDAMEAIAEERGFEIEFQDMPFPSLIPALASEKIDILATGLTVTEERSQNIDFTIPWWETNDVVLVPEDSELNVFTAVCCGARVGVQGGSSQQAWMEENVVDTGDVDVELAKYDSYVTAVDDMAIGRISSVIVDDTSAQEYINAGKPIKMAGKIFIRAPLALAVPKDDPQGVLGELNQGILAIYESGEWEEIVSSYIPGVTVPTIPGHMPDFVDTYQKPVAGLPELGNE, from the coding sequence ATGAAACAAACAAAAACATCACTGCTTTCAGCCACTTTTGCTAGCGCGATGCTCATTGGTGGCGGTTTGGTATCTTCCGCTCATGCTCAGGAAGTATACACCGTAGGTGTTGAAGCCTCCTTCCCGCCCTGGGCGTACGTCGAGGCAGGTGATTTCAAGGGGATTGCCATCGATGCCATGGAGGCTATTGCGGAAGAGAGGGGATTCGAAATCGAGTTTCAGGACATGCCGTTTCCTTCTCTGATACCCGCATTGGCTTCAGAAAAGATAGATATTCTTGCAACCGGGTTGACCGTAACTGAGGAGCGCAGCCAGAACATTGATTTCACGATCCCATGGTGGGAGACCAATGATGTCGTCCTTGTACCTGAGGATTCGGAGCTTAACGTCTTCACTGCGGTATGTTGCGGTGCTCGGGTCGGTGTCCAGGGCGGCTCCTCCCAGCAGGCATGGATGGAAGAAAACGTTGTAGATACGGGCGATGTAGATGTAGAGCTGGCGAAGTACGATAGCTATGTTACTGCGGTGGATGACATGGCTATCGGTCGCATCTCATCGGTTATTGTCGACGATACCTCTGCCCAGGAATATATCAACGCGGGCAAGCCGATAAAGATGGCGGGAAAAATCTTTATTCGTGCTCCGCTGGCGCTGGCAGTACCCAAGGATGATCCCCAGGGGGTCTTGGGCGAGCTTAACCAAGGCATCCTGGCTATCTACGAGTCGGGAGAATGGGAGGAGATCGTCAGTTCCTACATACCCGGAGTGACGGTGCCTACTATACCGGGACATATGCCCGATTTTGTTGATACTTATCAGAAACCGGTGGCAGGACTGCCTGAGCTCGGTAACGAATAA
- a CDS encoding ribulose-bisphosphate carboxylase large subunit family protein yields MASSMPRSVPGRIKASYWIETPLDPHRAAEAMAGEQSSGTFLKLARETDELRDRHAAQVDSVTQLTTADTPSLPGAMPGEVYHRANITLSWPTINVGTSLPNLMATVLGNLTELRELSGIRLSRLALPDEFLEAHPGPRFSITGTRQLTGCNEGPLIGTIIKPSVGLTPEETAELVGELIEAGIDFIKDDELIANPPYSPLAKRVPAVMRVINDYAQRTGRKPMYAFNITGDIDEMRRQHDLVVEHEGTCVMASMNWIGLASLQALSQHTSVPIHGHRNGWGLFYRSPSIGIDYPAYQTLLRLAGADHLHVNGLGSKFAEADASVIDSATACLTPLLHRSERDDRAMPVFSSAQTVHQASNTFKALGSTDLIYTCGGGIMGHPNGVAAGCRSIRAAWAAAASGTPLGEHAHQEPDLEVALRAFASPFSG; encoded by the coding sequence ATGGCGAGCTCAATGCCAAGATCCGTTCCTGGCAGAATCAAGGCGAGCTACTGGATCGAAACACCTCTCGATCCGCATCGCGCCGCTGAGGCAATGGCTGGTGAGCAATCCTCAGGCACCTTTCTGAAGCTTGCCCGTGAAACCGACGAACTTCGTGATCGGCACGCCGCTCAGGTGGATTCGGTCACTCAGCTCACAACAGCGGATACCCCCTCACTGCCCGGGGCAATGCCAGGCGAGGTCTATCATCGAGCCAACATCACCCTTTCATGGCCAACCATCAACGTGGGCACTTCTCTGCCCAACCTGATGGCAACCGTGCTAGGCAATCTGACCGAGCTTCGCGAACTCTCGGGCATCCGCCTTAGCCGGCTCGCCTTACCCGACGAATTCCTTGAGGCCCATCCTGGGCCGCGGTTTTCAATCACGGGCACTCGACAACTGACGGGCTGTAACGAAGGTCCACTGATCGGCACCATTATCAAGCCAAGCGTTGGGTTAACTCCGGAGGAAACTGCCGAGCTGGTGGGCGAGTTGATCGAAGCGGGCATCGATTTCATCAAGGACGATGAACTTATTGCCAATCCTCCCTACTCACCGCTTGCCAAACGAGTTCCCGCCGTAATGCGAGTCATCAACGACTACGCTCAGAGGACGGGCCGCAAACCCATGTATGCTTTCAATATCACAGGTGATATCGACGAGATGCGCCGCCAGCACGATCTTGTCGTTGAGCACGAAGGAACCTGCGTTATGGCGAGCATGAACTGGATTGGTTTGGCGTCGTTGCAAGCGCTGAGTCAACACACGAGCGTGCCTATACATGGCCATCGCAACGGCTGGGGACTTTTCTATCGAAGCCCTTCGATCGGAATCGACTATCCGGCGTATCAAACCCTATTGCGCCTGGCCGGCGCCGACCACCTTCATGTCAATGGATTAGGCAGCAAGTTCGCTGAAGCGGATGCTTCTGTCATCGACTCCGCCACGGCCTGCCTGACCCCCCTTCTCCATCGCAGCGAACGCGATGACCGCGCCATGCCGGTGTTCTCTTCAGCTCAGACCGTTCACCAGGCGTCCAACACCTTCAAGGCGCTGGGTTCGACCGATCTCATCTATACCTGTGGCGGAGGCATTATGGGCCACCCCAACGGTGTGGCAGCCGGCTGCCGCAGCATACGTGCCGCCTGGGCTGCAGCCGCAAGCGGCACGCCGCTTGGCGAGCATGCCCATCAGGAACCCGACCTGGAGGTCGCGTTGCGGGCCTTTGCCAGCCCGTTTTCAGGATGA
- a CDS encoding amino acid ABC transporter permease encodes MTEFIAFGIEWLPTLLKGVPVTLSLWVIAITLGFFLGLILCWARVYGNKVSYWFSTVYVELFRGTPMLVQMFFIYLGLPHVGIVFDAFTAAVIAITLNSAAYQAEYFRGSVLSVPKGQLIAARACGMSQWQAIRHILLPQALRRVIPQWSNEAIIELKFTSIAYAIGVVEITSIAQDIGSRTLDFFLVFLWAGVIYLVLTSTVASLLRLLERRTYVPGVTTV; translated from the coding sequence ATGACCGAATTCATCGCATTTGGCATCGAATGGCTACCTACCCTGTTAAAGGGAGTCCCTGTCACTCTCTCGCTGTGGGTTATAGCCATTACTTTAGGGTTCTTTCTTGGCTTAATTCTCTGCTGGGCTAGGGTTTACGGAAATAAAGTATCCTATTGGTTCAGTACTGTTTACGTTGAGCTGTTTCGCGGCACGCCCATGCTGGTCCAGATGTTCTTTATTTACTTGGGCTTACCTCATGTGGGTATTGTCTTCGACGCGTTTACGGCGGCTGTGATCGCGATAACACTAAATAGTGCTGCTTATCAGGCTGAGTACTTTCGTGGCTCGGTGTTGTCAGTACCCAAGGGCCAGTTGATAGCGGCAAGGGCATGTGGCATGAGCCAGTGGCAAGCCATACGTCACATCCTGCTTCCACAAGCGCTACGAAGAGTGATCCCCCAGTGGTCTAATGAGGCTATCATCGAACTCAAGTTTACATCCATTGCCTATGCTATCGGTGTGGTCGAAATAACTTCTATAGCACAGGATATTGGCTCCAGGACACTGGACTTTTTCCTGGTCTTCCTCTGGGCAGGAGTTATTTATCTGGTCTTGACCTCGACAGTGGCGAGTTTACTCCGCTTGCTTGAGCGAAGGACTTACGTTCCTGGTGTCACCACGGTTTAA
- the otnC gene encoding 3-oxo-tetronate 4-phosphate decarboxylase, giving the protein MRISDESRLREQIATLGKSLFDRGLTMGSSGNISVRTDDGGWLMTPTNVCLGRLDPARISLLERDGSWQDGDKPTKEHFLHMAMYAERPQSGAIVHLHSTHSVAVSCLPEIDPCDCIPPLTAYYVMRVGRLPLVPYHLPGDPALGDAVRGLAGKHSAVLLANHGPVVAGKSLEAAVYATEELEETAKLYLLLHGRNPRALTPEQVAELESRFPRD; this is encoded by the coding sequence ATGAGAATCTCTGACGAGTCCCGTCTACGAGAGCAGATCGCCACCCTGGGCAAGTCACTGTTCGATCGAGGTCTGACAATGGGCTCCAGCGGCAACATCAGTGTACGCACCGACGATGGCGGTTGGCTGATGACACCTACCAATGTCTGTCTGGGGCGCCTTGATCCGGCCCGAATTTCGCTCCTTGAACGAGATGGCAGCTGGCAGGATGGCGACAAGCCGACCAAAGAACATTTCCTGCACATGGCGATGTATGCCGAACGGCCTCAATCCGGGGCTATCGTGCATCTTCATTCCACACACTCAGTGGCAGTTTCCTGCCTACCCGAGATCGACCCCTGTGACTGCATTCCACCGCTGACGGCCTATTACGTCATGCGTGTAGGCAGGTTGCCGCTGGTGCCGTACCACCTTCCAGGTGACCCCGCCCTGGGCGATGCAGTGCGAGGCCTTGCGGGAAAACACAGCGCTGTACTTCTTGCCAATCATGGACCAGTGGTTGCAGGTAAGAGCTTGGAAGCAGCAGTATATGCTACAGAAGAACTGGAGGAGACCGCCAAGCTTTATTTGCTACTGCATGGGCGGAATCCACGTGCCCTTACGCCTGAGCAAGTGGCCGAGCTTGAGTCCCGTTTTCCTCGAGATTGA
- a CDS encoding amino acid ABC transporter ATP-binding protein — MAGQKILDVREVRKAYNGLEVLKGISFGLYRGETKVLIGPSGSGKSTLLRCINYLTVPDKGRIFLNGDEVLDTNIDAMRARMGFVFQDFNLFTHLTVLDNVTLCQVKVNGVDKKEAISRAQQELERVGLSDKADAYPAELSGGQQQRVSIARALAMDPDVLLFDEPTSALDPELTGEVVRVMQQLASDGMTMVVVTHEMGFARQAADEIIFLEHGHIVEQGPPDVMFQQASNDRTRAFLNIIAEHG, encoded by the coding sequence ATGGCTGGCCAGAAGATTTTGGATGTGAGAGAGGTTAGAAAAGCCTATAACGGTTTGGAAGTTCTGAAGGGAATCAGTTTCGGCCTTTATCGTGGCGAAACCAAGGTGTTGATTGGTCCTTCCGGCTCAGGCAAAAGCACACTGTTACGCTGTATTAATTACCTTACTGTGCCGGATAAGGGACGCATCTTCTTGAATGGCGATGAAGTATTGGATACTAACATCGATGCCATGCGGGCTCGTATGGGGTTCGTGTTCCAGGATTTCAACCTTTTCACCCACCTTACCGTTTTGGATAACGTGACCCTTTGTCAGGTAAAGGTGAACGGCGTTGACAAAAAGGAGGCGATTAGTCGCGCACAACAAGAGCTTGAGCGTGTAGGACTCAGCGACAAAGCCGATGCCTATCCCGCCGAGCTTTCCGGAGGCCAGCAGCAGCGTGTCTCCATCGCCCGCGCATTGGCGATGGACCCCGATGTGCTCTTGTTCGACGAGCCCACTTCGGCACTGGATCCGGAATTGACGGGCGAGGTCGTTCGGGTCATGCAGCAGCTGGCATCCGACGGGATGACGATGGTCGTAGTAACCCATGAAATGGGCTTCGCACGACAGGCTGCCGACGAGATTATCTTTTTGGAGCATGGTCATATTGTCGAACAGGGGCCACCTGATGTGATGTTCCAACAGGCAAGTAATGACCGGACTCGTGCCTTCCTCAATATCATCGCGGAGCACGGCTAA
- a CDS encoding four-carbon acid sugar kinase family protein, with product MQQLLAAFYGDDFTGSTENLAQFCRHGLRGRLFFSTAKPETIREMATELEVVGLAGTARGLSPEAMTREVEPSLALMEELQPRILQYKVCSTFDSSPEVGSIGHVMELARQRWPGCALPVLPATPAFGRFTAFSNLFTRYAGSICRLDHHPGMAHHPSTPMKEADLRRHLADQTSLPSAAVTLLDYRDSDGGWQVMADAAARESFMVLDATDQRELEHAASLIMRLAEQRKTLAVAAQGLADALGRLASLDENKRFPLPEYYAGVGHLLVLSGSCSPQTQLQLEDFSSRGGEVLGLQPETALDDPEAVLSGLIEKVAWYQAQGKNVAVATTRQQGDVVTKLSAEHLSRSVGGIYARLTCALRERGLLPRVVFAGGDTSSHAMRQMGADSLELIAFDGEQSGHLCRLSASGAAIDGLEVVLKGGQIGGKDFFARVRQGT from the coding sequence ATGCAGCAGTTACTAGCGGCTTTTTATGGTGATGATTTCACTGGTTCTACCGAAAATCTGGCGCAGTTCTGCCGTCATGGCCTAAGGGGCCGATTATTTTTTTCGACAGCCAAGCCCGAAACGATCCGCGAGATGGCGACCGAACTTGAAGTCGTAGGTCTGGCGGGCACGGCCCGTGGCTTGTCACCTGAAGCCATGACGCGGGAGGTCGAGCCATCTCTTGCTCTGATGGAGGAACTGCAGCCGCGGATCCTACAGTACAAGGTGTGCTCAACTTTTGACTCATCGCCCGAAGTGGGGAGCATCGGCCACGTGATGGAGTTGGCAAGACAGCGTTGGCCAGGATGTGCCTTGCCGGTGTTGCCTGCCACTCCGGCATTCGGCCGCTTTACAGCCTTTTCCAATCTGTTCACACGTTATGCCGGCTCGATTTGTCGGCTGGATCATCACCCTGGCATGGCCCACCATCCTTCTACCCCGATGAAAGAGGCTGACTTGCGCCGGCACTTGGCTGATCAGACTTCATTGCCCTCGGCCGCGGTGACGTTGCTTGATTATCGAGATTCCGATGGCGGCTGGCAGGTTATGGCTGATGCCGCTGCACGCGAGAGTTTTATGGTGCTGGACGCCACTGATCAAAGGGAGTTGGAGCATGCCGCATCTCTCATCATGCGGCTGGCTGAGCAGCGTAAAACATTGGCAGTGGCCGCTCAGGGTCTGGCCGATGCGCTGGGACGCCTAGCCAGTCTGGATGAGAATAAACGCTTCCCGCTGCCTGAGTACTACGCTGGCGTTGGGCATCTGCTGGTGTTGTCGGGTAGCTGTTCTCCCCAGACCCAGTTGCAGCTGGAGGACTTCTCGTCACGAGGGGGGGAGGTGCTGGGACTCCAGCCGGAAACGGCTTTGGATGATCCCGAGGCGGTATTGTCTGGCTTGATCGAGAAGGTGGCTTGGTATCAGGCTCAAGGCAAAAATGTTGCCGTTGCCACGACACGTCAGCAAGGTGATGTGGTAACGAAGCTGTCGGCTGAACACCTGAGCCGCAGCGTGGGGGGGATTTATGCCCGTTTGACATGCGCGCTTCGTGAACGAGGACTGTTGCCGCGAGTGGTTTTCGCAGGGGGTGATACCTCCAGTCATGCAATGCGCCAGATGGGTGCCGATTCGCTCGAACTGATCGCCTTCGACGGAGAACAGAGCGGCCACCTATGCCGGCTGTCAGCTTCGGGGGCTGCCATCGATGGGCTGGAGGTTGTGCTCAAGGGCGGGCAGATCGGTGGCAAGGACTTCTTCGCTCGTGTGCGCCAGGGCACTTAA
- a CDS encoding TRAP transporter substrate-binding protein, with amino-acid sequence MKTTTASGIVLAGLAGLTSLGLATHVAAAEIAIAIHTEPSHAMFKVGERLKESIEEQTDGDYTVTLLGTEVGGERDHLEGASYGEYSIALGGSMPMTLYAPEFAAADLPFVYSGSDQARQVYEGETGDLLNEKLVTNGNMRLVGLSARNPRNLTSNFPVETPEDIQGVRMRVPEIAPWIQIWEEIGALPSPIAWPEVYTSLQTGVIDMQENPVDLIHSGKLYEVQSHINRTEHVYSFFHWLMNEDFYQGLSDKDREIILGAIEEATSWGNEMVANGQAELYDELKELGMTVVEPDVAAFRTAAEPAIRDIAETYHPSVRDYVTSLIE; translated from the coding sequence ATGAAGACAACGACAGCAAGTGGAATCGTCCTCGCCGGTCTCGCCGGCCTCACCAGCCTCGGCCTCGCGACTCACGTCGCTGCTGCCGAGATCGCCATCGCCATCCATACCGAACCCTCCCACGCCATGTTCAAGGTCGGAGAGCGGCTCAAGGAGAGCATTGAGGAGCAAACCGACGGAGACTACACCGTTACCCTGCTGGGTACCGAGGTCGGAGGCGAGCGTGACCACCTGGAGGGCGCCAGCTATGGCGAGTACTCGATCGCACTTGGTGGCTCCATGCCCATGACGCTATATGCCCCCGAATTCGCCGCCGCTGACCTTCCCTTCGTCTACAGCGGCAGCGATCAGGCACGCCAGGTGTATGAGGGCGAGACCGGTGATTTGCTTAACGAAAAGCTGGTCACCAACGGCAACATGCGTCTCGTGGGTCTCTCGGCTCGCAATCCACGCAATCTGACCTCGAACTTCCCCGTGGAGACGCCTGAAGATATTCAGGGTGTACGTATGCGGGTGCCTGAAATCGCCCCCTGGATTCAGATCTGGGAAGAAATCGGTGCTTTGCCCAGCCCTATCGCCTGGCCGGAGGTATATACCTCGCTGCAAACAGGCGTCATTGATATGCAAGAGAACCCCGTCGACCTCATTCATTCAGGCAAGCTGTATGAGGTGCAAAGCCACATCAACCGTACCGAGCACGTCTATTCTTTCTTCCACTGGCTAATGAACGAGGACTTCTACCAAGGGCTGTCCGATAAGGATCGCGAAATCATTCTCGGCGCAATCGAGGAGGCCACCAGTTGGGGTAACGAGATGGTCGCCAACGGACAGGCGGAACTCTACGACGAGCTCAAGGAGCTTGGCATGACGGTCGTCGAGCCTGATGTTGCAGCTTTCCGTACCGCAGCCGAGCCCGCTATCCGCGACATTGCCGAAACCTACCATCCCTCCGTGCGTGACTACGTTACGTCACTGATCGAGTGA
- a CDS encoding amino acid ABC transporter permease, translated as MDIYDVLLRDFPFLLKGLGVAIVLLAALLVIGFVLGMAICLLQLYGPKTRFIQWPIVAYERVFRGIPIIIMLFIFYYGVSQFYDISAFGAAVLAMGLRSAAYQSQIFRSAFQSVPSGQMMAARAMGMSKIKAIRHIVFPQALRHAIGPWTNEFSSEIKETSLAYVIGVVELTRQAHYIITSTQGNVLTVFAVVALLYFILNRSGNSLLYAFERKLAVPGFEK; from the coding sequence ATGGATATCTACGACGTATTGCTGAGGGATTTTCCCTTTCTCCTGAAGGGCCTTGGCGTTGCCATCGTTCTTTTGGCTGCGCTGCTAGTGATCGGCTTCGTGTTGGGCATGGCAATCTGTCTCTTGCAATTGTACGGTCCCAAGACACGCTTTATCCAGTGGCCTATCGTCGCTTACGAACGCGTATTTCGTGGCATTCCGATCATCATCATGCTGTTTATATTTTACTACGGTGTGTCGCAATTTTACGATATATCAGCTTTTGGTGCTGCTGTGTTGGCCATGGGTTTGCGCTCGGCTGCGTATCAGTCTCAGATTTTTCGCAGTGCATTTCAATCGGTTCCATCCGGGCAGATGATGGCGGCAAGAGCTATGGGAATGTCCAAGATAAAGGCTATTCGTCATATCGTTTTTCCTCAAGCCTTACGCCATGCCATAGGGCCATGGACGAATGAGTTCTCTTCCGAGATAAAAGAGACATCCCTTGCTTATGTGATCGGTGTGGTAGAGTTGACGCGTCAGGCTCACTACATTATCACCAGTACGCAAGGCAACGTGTTGACCGTCTTTGCTGTCGTAGCACTTCTGTATTTTATCTTGAACAGATCAGGGAATAGCCTGCTCTATGCGTTTGAACGTAAGCTGGCTGTGCCAGGTTTTGAAAAATGA
- a CDS encoding TRAP transporter small permease — protein MTFAERVTRANDLFWRLLTAIVMSAFALMLIIMAIQVISRYALGIAVSWTDEASRYLFLAEIFLGSVLALRYQEHIRITLVTDMLGTRLRQIAASLADIICIVVLAMLAVGGWNMMERTAGVLASTFRMSFSYIYLIQMISALMMIGLLIGDLYRRLFVKLPSHHIDRSE, from the coding sequence GTGACCTTCGCGGAACGCGTAACCCGTGCCAATGACCTATTCTGGCGGCTCCTGACTGCCATCGTGATGTCGGCCTTTGCCCTGATGCTGATCATCATGGCCATTCAGGTCATCTCACGCTATGCCTTAGGCATAGCAGTATCATGGACTGACGAAGCGTCACGTTATCTCTTCCTGGCCGAGATCTTTCTTGGCTCAGTATTAGCTCTGCGTTATCAGGAACACATCCGCATCACGCTGGTGACCGATATGTTGGGCACACGCCTACGACAGATCGCAGCGAGCCTGGCCGATATCATCTGCATCGTGGTCCTGGCGATGCTCGCCGTGGGCGGCTGGAACATGATGGAACGGACCGCTGGCGTACTGGCCAGTACGTTTCGAATGAGCTTCTCCTATATCTACCTGATCCAAATGATTTCCGCATTGATGATGATCGGGCTACTGATCGGAGACCTATATCGGCGCCTGTTCGTCAAGCTGCCCTCTCACCACATTGACCGGAGTGAATGA
- the otnK gene encoding 3-oxo-tetronate kinase: MRLVLGAIADDFTGATDLANNLVRAGMRCVQLLGVPNDSIDLGEVDAVVVALKSRSIPARQAVLDSLAALEWLQAQGVHQVFFKYCSTFDSTDAGNIGPVADALLEYLGSTQTVMVPAFPANGRTVYQGHLFVGDRLLNESGMEHHPLNPMSDSNLVRVLGRQSPHPVGLAPRSILARGAQATREHLESLADRGMRHVICDTLDEHDLDVLAEALVDYPLVTGGSGLGQALPAQYRRRDWLEEVAEPGRLSSPNGGALVLSGSCSRATLGQVSRFLERHPGIGLDPLALAEGEGHMEHALAFAREHLVAGGPVLVYASADPERVQAAQAALGIEQAGRLVEQAMGQLARALVDDEDVGRLVVAGGETSGAVVSALGIRQLRIGGQIDPGVPWTQAPLSGRDTPLSLALKSGNFGCEDFFSKAFTVLEELADGEGRV, translated from the coding sequence ATGAGACTTGTTCTAGGAGCCATTGCCGATGATTTCACAGGCGCCACCGATCTCGCCAACAATCTTGTACGGGCGGGGATGCGATGCGTACAGCTTCTAGGCGTGCCTAATGACTCAATTGACCTAGGTGAGGTCGATGCTGTGGTCGTGGCGCTCAAGTCCCGCTCCATTCCGGCTCGACAGGCGGTGCTCGATTCCCTCGCAGCGCTGGAATGGCTCCAGGCGCAGGGGGTTCACCAGGTTTTCTTCAAGTACTGCTCGACCTTTGACTCAACTGATGCAGGTAACATCGGCCCAGTAGCCGATGCGCTGCTGGAGTACCTTGGCTCGACCCAGACCGTCATGGTGCCTGCCTTCCCGGCCAATGGACGCACCGTCTATCAGGGGCATCTCTTCGTTGGCGATCGGCTGCTCAACGAGAGCGGTATGGAACATCATCCGCTCAATCCCATGAGCGACTCGAATCTTGTGCGCGTGCTGGGCCGCCAGTCTCCTCATCCCGTAGGGCTGGCCCCTCGCTCCATACTGGCCCGTGGCGCCCAGGCTACCCGCGAGCATCTCGAATCGCTCGCGGATCGGGGCATGCGGCATGTCATATGCGACACGTTGGACGAACATGATCTCGACGTTTTGGCCGAGGCCTTGGTCGATTATCCCCTGGTCACAGGGGGGTCGGGGTTGGGACAGGCGCTCCCCGCGCAGTATCGTCGACGCGATTGGCTGGAAGAGGTCGCCGAGCCGGGACGCCTCTCTTCGCCGAACGGGGGTGCCCTGGTGCTTTCTGGTAGCTGCTCGCGGGCTACCCTGGGGCAGGTGTCCCGCTTCCTCGAACGTCATCCAGGCATTGGGTTGGACCCTCTGGCACTGGCTGAAGGGGAAGGGCACATGGAACATGCCCTGGCCTTCGCGCGTGAGCATCTTGTGGCAGGCGGTCCGGTCTTGGTCTATGCCTCTGCCGACCCCGAACGAGTGCAGGCCGCCCAGGCAGCACTCGGAATCGAGCAGGCGGGCCGCCTGGTCGAGCAGGCCATGGGGCAACTGGCCCGCGCACTGGTTGATGACGAAGATGTGGGCCGGCTGGTCGTCGCCGGCGGCGAGACGTCTGGGGCGGTAGTCTCTGCCCTGGGCATCCGCCAGCTGCGCATCGGCGGACAGATCGATCCGGGTGTCCCCTGGACTCAGGCGCCACTGTCCGGACGTGATACGCCACTGTCGCTCGCGCTCAAGTCCGGCAATTTCGGCTGTGAAGATTTCTTCAGCAAAGCCTTCACAGTCTTGGAAGAGCTGGCCGATGGGGAGGGCAGGGTATGA